The Gemmatimonadota bacterium region CGATTTTGCTAGATTTAAGGGTGGATCGCACAAGGGCCGCGATAAAATTTACGACAGGGGAGAACGCTGTCGCAAGCGCATGGGGCAGCTCTGGAATGTGCCGGCCAATCGCATTGCGTTTATGCCTTCTGCTGCCGAGGGCATGGGCTGGTTTTCGCGGGGGTTGGACTGGCAACCAGGCGATAATGTCGTGACCAATAATCTCGAGTTTCCCTCTGTGGCGTATGCGTGGAAGCATCTGCGATCCAGGGGTGTTGAGGTTCGTCTGGTGCCGCATAAACAGTGGCGGGTGCGCGAAGAGGATCTTCTCGCCGCTGTTGATTCCCGCACGCGCGTTCTCGCTGTCAGCCATGTGGGGTTTTATACGGGACAGTGTTTAAATTTGGCGCAACTCTCTGAGGATGCAGGGAAAAAAGGCGCGTTATTCGCCGTTGATGCCACGCATTCTTCGGGTGTTTTGCGCGTGCCAGCGCATTTGACCGATCTCACGGTGAGCAGCAGTTACAAATGGCTTTTGGCAACGCATGGTACGGCGCCTTGCTATTTGAGCGAACGCGCAGAAGAGCAGGTGGCTTCGACGTGTTTTGGCTGGCACAATCTCAAAGTGTGGCCCGAACAAACTGCCGAGCGCGATCCCGAGGTCGTCGAACAACCGATGCCGGAAAAGCTCGAACCCGGGAATCCGGCTATGC contains the following coding sequences:
- a CDS encoding aminotransferase class V-fold PLP-dependent enzyme — encoded protein: MTIAPLLSPDAFEGIEGMAHLCTGGESPWLKSQAEVYADFARFKGGSHKGRDKIYDRGERCRKRMGQLWNVPANRIAFMPSAAEGMGWFSRGLDWQPGDNVVTNNLEFPSVAYAWKHLRSRGVEVRLVPHKQWRVREEDLLAAVDSRTRVLAVSHVGFYTGQCLNLAQLSEDAGKKGALFAVDATHSSGVLRVPAHLTDLTVSSSYKWLLATHGTAPCYLSERAEEQVASTCFGWHNLKVWPEQTAERDPEVVEQPMPEKLEPGNPAMQVVMHLDHALGVILDIGPEKIENHARDLSELVSQGLAKLGYEVISPNNREARSGNTCFACDDGREMVNRLEERNVFCWGEFGRVRVSTHLYNGSDDVAQLLDALNEVGSVK